A window of the Desulfobacula toluolica Tol2 genome harbors these coding sequences:
- a CDS encoding transposase, which yields MLVDVDGRIIGATVHEGNIQDRDGAKLLLEKLEDKYPSLKLIWADGAYKDSNFWHPF from the coding sequence ATCCTCGTTGATGTTGATGGTCGAATCATCGGTGCCACAGTTCATGAAGGTAATATCCAAGACCGGGATGGTGCAAAGCTCCTTTTGGAAAAGTTGGAGGATAAATATCCAAGCCTGAAACTTATCTGGGCTGATGGTGCCTATAAGGATAGTAACTTCTGGCACCCTTTTTGA
- a CDS encoding transposase, producing MSLRNKKNLFRRPPQVESSKAQIHTKFHKIPEIKFEDQQLTSFSGLLIFQLFFKRIRLKDKLKKCFSNLKVSPIFGHHLVVLLLIVHLILGFRRLREIDYYRDDPLVLRLMGFKKLPDVSTISRSLSQMDTQSIANLRRLSRSFVINGLQRESFGRLTLDFDGSVLSTKGHAEGSAVGFNKVKKGARSYYPYRHHQPR from the coding sequence ATGAGTTTGCGAAACAAAAAAAACTTATTCAGGAGGCCACCCCAAGTGGAGTCCAGTAAAGCACAAATTCATACTAAATTCCATAAAATTCCTGAGATTAAATTCGAAGATCAGCAACTTACTTCCTTTTCAGGTTTGTTGATTTTCCAACTGTTTTTTAAACGGATAAGATTGAAAGATAAACTAAAAAAATGTTTTTCCAATTTAAAAGTATCTCCCATTTTCGGTCATCATTTGGTTGTGTTGCTGCTGATTGTTCACTTGATATTGGGGTTCCGGAGGTTGAGAGAAATTGATTATTATCGGGATGATCCTCTTGTTCTTCGCTTAATGGGATTTAAAAAGCTTCCAGATGTTTCAACCATTTCAAGAAGTCTATCCCAGATGGATACTCAAAGCATTGCAAACCTTCGTCGACTGTCCAGATCATTTGTAATCAATGGGCTCCAGCGGGAAAGCTTTGGGAGGCTTACCTTGGATTTTGATGGTTCGGTTTTATCTACCAAAGGGCATGCTGAAGGGTCTGCCGTTGGATTCAACAAAGTCAAAAAGGGTGCCAGAAGTTACTATCCTTATAGGCACCATCAGCCCAGATAA
- a CDS encoding DUF169 domain-containing protein, with protein sequence MKSEIVKESLKKFSEVLSFNYPAVGWYFSSEEMEDSFVFRKDKWVCMFMYLKMMMKKNNKIRFSDDNNRACTGPAEYFGFTELEDDGGIFLAETERFCKNIEISKEYTRWSATLIHPPKGKYLYMEKLENIDDSRQIEVVNLFPANMTSLAKLATLSSYDRMANVDNVLIPDASGCQSVFTTPYHENFQENPKCIIGLMDPMARNFVPEDMILFSMPTNRFVEMANNIKGSFLDKDFKNPTGF encoded by the coding sequence ATGAAATCAGAAATAGTAAAAGAAAGCCTGAAGAAATTTTCAGAAGTATTATCTTTTAATTATCCTGCTGTTGGCTGGTACTTTTCTTCTGAGGAAATGGAAGATTCATTTGTTTTTAGAAAGGATAAATGGGTATGTATGTTCATGTATCTGAAGATGATGATGAAAAAAAATAATAAAATCCGTTTCTCGGATGATAATAATAGAGCCTGCACAGGTCCTGCAGAATACTTTGGTTTTACTGAACTTGAGGATGATGGAGGTATTTTTCTCGCTGAAACAGAAAGATTTTGCAAAAATATTGAAATTTCAAAAGAATATACCAGGTGGTCGGCAACCCTTATTCACCCGCCAAAAGGCAAATATCTATACATGGAAAAACTTGAGAATATTGATGATAGCAGACAGATTGAGGTTGTTAATCTTTTCCCGGCAAATATGACCAGCCTGGCAAAGCTTGCAACCCTTTCAAGTTACGACAGGATGGCGAATGTGGATAATGTTTTGATACCTGATGCTTCAGGTTGTCAGTCTGTCTTTACAACTCCCTATCATGAAAATTTTCAAGAAAATCCAAAATGTATTATTGGGCTAATGGATCCGATGGCCAGAAATTTTGTCCCTGAAGATATGATTTTATTTTCAATGCCCACCAACAGATTTGTGGAAATGGCGAATAATATTAAAGGCAGCTTTCTTGATAAAGATTTTAAAAACCCGACAGGTTTTTGA